The following coding sequences are from one Verrucomicrobiota bacterium window:
- a CDS encoding transposase family protein codes for MPTAEFSCSSASSLDVTWAADFFTEEVWTLGGWVTFYVLFFIHLGTRRVLVAGCTPHRNGDWTAQQARNFSMFLGESGLPCRDLIHDRDSVFMPFDPITRADGIEVIRTPPMAPQCNAFAERHVREIRETLDSLILLGESHLRHVLKSIEAFHNHRRPHQGIANVISISFDYPDRAAEVKQVELESGLGGLLNHYRVREAA; via the coding sequence ATGCCGACCGCAGAATTCTCCTGCTCTTCGGCCTCAAGCCTTGATGTCACTTGGGCGGCCGATTTCTTTACCGAGGAGGTCTGGACACTGGGCGGTTGGGTCACGTTCTACGTTCTGTTCTTCATTCACCTGGGCACGCGGCGCGTCTTGGTCGCAGGTTGCACGCCGCATCGCAATGGCGATTGGACCGCTCAGCAGGCGCGCAATTTTTCCATGTTTCTCGGCGAATCGGGGTTGCCGTGCCGCGATCTCATTCACGACCGCGATTCCGTGTTCATGCCCTTCGATCCCATCACTCGAGCGGACGGGATCGAGGTGATTCGAACGCCGCCGATGGCACCGCAGTGCAACGCATTCGCCGAACGGCATGTTCGCGAAATCCGCGAGACCCTCGACAGTCTGATCCTTTTGGGTGAATCCCATCTTCGGCATGTGCTCAAGTCGATTGAGGCTTTTCACAATCATCGACGTCCCCATCAAGGAATCGCAAACGTCATCTCGATTTCTTTTGATTATCCGGACCGTGCCGCCGAGGTTAAACAGGTTGAACTTGAGTCGGGCTTGGGCGGGCTCCTGAATCACTACCGGGTTCGCGAGGCTGCCTGA
- a CDS encoding type II toxin-antitoxin system HicB family antitoxin → MIVPISKIQVRRDEDDVWIAKSNLMPGCHAHGQDRGEAILRFQQAAKAHLKALLETGRPIPPAFRDKFVITA, encoded by the coding sequence TTGATTGTTCCCATTTCCAAAATTCAGGTCCGCCGCGACGAGGATGACGTGTGGATTGCCAAGTCCAACCTGATGCCGGGCTGTCACGCCCACGGGCAGGACCGGGGGGAGGCCATCCTCCGGTTTCAACAAGCCGCCAAGGCCCATCTGAAGGCCCTGCTGGAAACGGGCCGGCCCATTCCCCCAGCCTTTCGCGACAAGTTCGTCATCACTGCCTGA